Sequence from the Candidatus Rokuibacteriota bacterium genome:
GCGCCAAGCCCGCCACCGTCCTCATCATCTCGGAGGTCTCCGCGGAAGTAACCCTCAACTGTGGCGGCGGTTCCCAGACCGTCAAGCCCACGGCCTTCCGCGAGACCGGCACGGGATGGTTCATCGACCCGACGGGCTGGGTCATCACCAACGGCCACGTCGTCCAGCCCGCCCACGAGACGCCCCGCTGGCTCGTCAACCAGCTGGCGCAGCGCGCCGTCACCACGGCGTGCCTCGCCCCGGCGCTCACGGCCGCGGGGCTCCAGGGCGGCGACAAGCCGGATGCCGAGGACGCCGTCAAGCGGCGCGTGCTCGACAAGGTCCTGCCGACCGTCAAGGTCACGATCACCCCGCAGGTTTCCGTCACGCTGTCGAGCGGGACGCGGCTCAAGGCCGAAGTCAAGAAGTACAGCCCCCCGGCGAGCACCGAGCCCGGCGCCCCGTCCGCACGCGACCTGGCCCTCCTCAGGCTGCCCGAGGGCAACTACCCCGTGCTGCCCCTGGCCGACTCGACGACAGTCCAGATCGGCGATCCGATCCGCATCCTGGGCTTCCCGGGCGTGGTCCTCTCGCACGAGCTCCTGAACCAGTCCGCCAGCGTGGACGCCTCGGTGACCACCGGCGCCGTCTCGGGATTGAAGCAGGACAAGGCCAACCATCCGTTCATCCAGACCGACGCGTCGGCGGCCTGGGGCAATTCGGGCGGGCCCGCCATCAACGCCAAGGCCGAGCTGCTCGGCGTCCTCACCTTCGTGTCGCTCGCGCCCGGAGCCGAGGGCAGCATCGTCCAGGGCTTCAACTTCGCCATTCCGGCCCAGACGGTGAAGAACTTCGTCGCCGACCAGCCTGTCAAGCTCAACCAGCCGGGCAAGTTCAATCAGGTGTGGTTCGCCGGGCTCCACGACTTCTTCACCGAGGACTGGAAGGGCGCCAAGCGGAAGTTCGAGGACGCGGACAAGGTCCAGCCCGGGCTCGTGGACGTGAAGCGCATGCTCAGCGAGGCGGCTGAGAAGGTGAAGAACCCGCCGCCCAAGCCCTTCCCGTGGTTCTGGGTCACCATCGGCGTGACCCTGCTCTCCGCCGGCGGCTACGGCGCGCAGGTCGGCCTTCGCTGGCAGAAGAACCGCTACCGTGTGGGCCCGTCCGAGGTCATCAAGCTCCTCGAGACGGGCAAGCAGCCCATCATCCTGGACACGCGCCAGCAGCAGGCGTACGACGCTAATCCCATCAAGATCTTCGGCTCGATCAGGCTCTCCCCCGAGGACCTCACGAACGGCGTCGCGGCCAGCCTCGAGCTCGACACGACGCGCCCGGTGGTCGCCTACTGTACCTGACCGGACGAGCACACGAGCGCCAGTGTGGCGCGCGACCTGAGGAAGCTGGGGTTCAAGGATGTCAAGATCCTGAAGGGCGGACTCGGGGCATGGACCAATGCCGGGCTGCCCATCGAGACCCGCACAGATATCTCGGCAGTGGGTCAGGAGATGTACAAGGCCCTCCTCGGCGGCA
This genomic interval carries:
- a CDS encoding trypsin-like peptidase domain-containing protein yields the protein MIRRFAFSLSLGLLIGAGGALPAHAEQGLSVQETVLRAKPATVLIISEVSAEVTLNCGGGSQTVKPTAFRETGTGWFIDPTGWVITNGHVVQPAHETPRWLVNQLAQRAVTTACLAPALTAAGLQGGDKPDAEDAVKRRVLDKVLPTVKVTITPQVSVTLSSGTRLKAEVKKYSPPASTEPGAPSARDLALLRLPEGNYPVLPLADSTTVQIGDPIRILGFPGVVLSHELLNQSASVDASVTTGAVSGLKQDKANHPFIQTDASAAWGNSGGPAINAKAELLGVLTFVSLAPGAEGSIVQGFNFAIPAQTVKNFVADQPVKLNQPGKFNQVWFAGLHDFFTEDWKGAKRKFEDADKVQPGLVDVKRMLSEAAEKVKNPPPKPFPWFWVTIGVTLLSAGGYGAQVGLRWQKNRYRVGPSEVIKLLETGKQPIILDTRQQQAYDANPIKIFGSIRLSPEDLTNGVAASLELDTTRPVVAYCT